The Pagrus major chromosome 5, Pma_NU_1.0 genomic sequence GTAACTGTAGACACAAACCAGACCACAACTGACAACAACCTCCTTTTCTCCATGCAGGCTTTTCCTGACAATGCAGCTCGGAGAGAAGTGGAGGCCTTGGCGGCCGTCTGTCCCAATGAGGGATGCACATGGACGGGAACTATCAAAGAATTTGAGGTGCACCAGCATGCAAAGCAGCCTGGGAAATGAATAACTGCTCCTATTCAAATGTCCATTTAATTTAGACCTTGGTTGGTGTATTTGTTAGCCAATTACTGAGACTGTGgagtggtttgtgtgtgtgtctgtttttgtgtttgtgcctgcGGTTTCAAAGTTCTTGCACTTGTTTCTTTGTGCCATCTCTGCCACTGATCACATTTTGATAGGTCTAAAGttcaacatttacaaaatgactCTTTACTCACAGTTCATAGAATGCAATGCAGTATATAATCCATAGTTTGATCTTGTTGATATCAGTCTCATGGTTTACTGTTACACTGTTGGATTCATTTACTGTGAATGCTAACCCAACATTCCCTCCTGCTGCTAATTCACATTAAAATTGTTTCACTGGTGAAACACAGTGGCTTTATAGTGAAGCAGTCACATGAACCCAGTGTTCTGTTCAACCACAATCGTTCAGCAGAAATGTTTGTCAGAGaaatcagttttaaatatttcaggGAGTAATGGAAGAGTGAGTTGTTGTTTGAGGGaattcagacctggtatcaacatctGTTCTGaatgatccgatcacaagtgaaCAGCTTTACGCCAgccagttcacacctggcatcgACATGCGGGTAGGTGTGCATCTCAAGTGACCACGTGTGATCTGATCGTACTTCCCCGCTCTATATGCATGTAAACGCGTACATCAATGGAACAAATTTTTTACtcaaagaaatatcttcatgtataacttTCGTTGAATTAAgaagaaggcccaaatagttatGAATTTGTCATAGACGGCATTTctaaagtttctcctaactgaacaactcacaaaattcattgtgttttttaagggGGTGTGGGGACGTTCTCCAAGGGCGtaaaagaagtagcctatattggttaatgtttactgtatttgtaaagtatgacatgtttactgtcaataaaagtaatttgataaattgggtgtaaatggtgaaatcagtgtaaacagtgtgttcaaacagcgggtgttggcaggtaagaagcactttagacacagaagcagacaggctggtacagccatttcctttttacaaggaaacaaacaacttgtACTGGattgaatttacaagaaggcaccaatgagtTAAAATTCACagagtttgttaagtttctcctcactcagcAACTCTTAAATTCatgatttgtaagggagtctggggatattgtgGGTACTAGTTGGATCAGTTGAattggcaggttaagagagcccaAACATGGAACAACTACATGGACATCAGACAGTgtgtaatccattctgcctgtggttgtggcttcttcttgtttcacagagAATGTCAGTTCAGTAGGCGGGCCTTCAATGTGGCCCAGGACGTACGTGTACGCACTGCTAAAAGAACTTTGTCAAATGCGGCCCAGACCACCTTGAATGTGGTCTGGGCCTCAAGTGATTGACTCCCAAATGTGTCCTCAATGTGCCTTGGGGGTACTGTACTCAGAGCTGTCCACATGTGAccggatcactcaggacacaTGTTGATGCAAAGTGTGAACAGCCTCTTAGAAGcagagctgcaggtgacagCCTCCACACCTCCAACTTGTCAGCATGTGACCAACTTCACTGTGACCTGCTGTTCCCGCCGTGCAGCTTGAAATCAGGACCATTGTGGACTCGCTCCTTTGagtttgtttggctgcactgGAAACAGATACACCAGCtgctcttctgttttatttctcacaaAGTATCAGCTTAAAGAGTGTTTACTGTAGAATTAAATTGCACTTGCTATCACCATGGCAACTACTGCTGTTGCTAAATTAATCAAGACTAAAGATCCTAAGGACCAAATGACTTAATTTGTGCTCTCAAAGGTTCAAGGTTCATGTATTTGTCCTTATACAAAACAGTGTAGGGTTGtacaataaatattttcttggccttttcatggctttattgacaggacagcttgagagatgacaggaaatgggatgagagagaggggggatgacatgcagcaaaggggtcggactcaaaccctgggccgctgcagcaaggacaaagcctctgtacgTGGGTCACACGCTCCACCAGCTGAACTACCAGGGTGCCCCACTTCTGTATCTTTgacagatggcagcagggtgaacagtctgttcaccctggctggggtgggtgttgtcttttagtatctttcaCCTCACTCaactgatatcactgatgctctgcagACGGGTACCAGTGATATCAGTATCCCAACTGCTCTGTTTGTGGTAAAAGATTTATTTGTAATGaagctgtttctctcagtcccACCCTTCTGTCAGTTTTGTCTTGGATCTATAATAATAGCCTGTACACTATCGACCATCATTACTTTTATGATCAAAGTGACAAGTAGCAATGGTTAGTTGCGAAAGAGTGAGAGGATTATGAAGACATCTTAGTATGTGAATAGAACGGCAGagttagaaatgtcacagtcaTGGTCCAGTCTTCTTGCAACAATATCCTTTTGGAGGTgtacatatgtatgtgtatgagtATGAGTGTGTATGGGTGAGGATGTGTGGGCAGGGGCTGCTCCATCCCCcctgtaaaaaatgtaacaaatcaCTGACTGCATACACCACCTGGATGCAATCTACAGTCAGTGACAGCATAAAGTCAAACCTACAGGAGGGATGGGACTCTTATTGATAACAATGCCATTATCAATTCTGCTCATTGGTCCAATTCTTTATCAATTCCCTCATTGACTCCTGATCAATTTTAGTTGAGCTGGCTGTAGCCTGAGAGCTAGCTATAGCAACAGGTGGTCATCAACTAAAATTGATGAAATTAGAGAATATTTGTAcagcatttgttttcattaaggTTTTCCTGCCAAGCCTGCCTACATGACACTTATTGTGACACTTATCATGACACACATTACAGCACAAGATATTCACCCTCATTAAATTGTGGGTTAGTGTCAAATATCTGATATTACTGTGTTTTAAGCCCATGTTGTGCAGAAAGATGTTTCAGCTTATTCCTAGTGTTTCCAGCATTACTTGAAATGATCCCTTTAAAGACATTACAACAAACACTATTGTCATCTCTCCTCATGAAATAAAGGCACACTTTGGACCGTTTCTTCTTCTATGCCATGACTACTTCTTGTTAAAGTTTCCAACAGTAGATGCCTTTTTTGATGTCATTGTTGCACAGCTGTTAGAAAAACACACCAGCACTCGTGTTCATCCATTAATGATTGAACATTagataaaatgttgaaaagtttATTTGTTGGTCACTTGCAGGCTAGCCATGAGGGAAACTGTGACTTCATGATCATCCTGTGTCCTTCCTGTAAAGAGTTGATGAGAGCCAACGAACAGGAGCGCCACAATGAGAGAGAATGTCCAGAGAGGACGCTCAACTGCAAATACTGCAAAGAACCCTTCCTGTTAAAGAACATCAAggtcagatttttttgtttaattgaGGTCAAGCACTTTTCAGGTGTTGTGCCTGTATGAGACTTTCAGGGATATATTGTAATGTACTATAATATTGTAGCATGATACTTGTCAACTTTAGTCAAACTTATAGATACTGATGTTATGATCAATgtatgttaataaatgtttgtgaTTAACTATTCTACATGGTACAAGGTCAATTtatagtcatttttttaaatcacaagggtttaaaaaactaaacagtGATTTAGtcctttgagtcctgctacatctattttagatagtggagtgttgaggatgagttcaggagtctcacagcctgaggagtaaagctgctctgtagtctggtggtacagcagtagatacttctgtatctgttgtcagatggcagcagggtgaacagactgtggctggatGGGTGTTGTCTGTTAGTATCCTTTGGgttctgtgcagacatctcacttcacttatgctctgtagatggtaccaatgatgctctgtagatggtaccagagATGTTCTGGGTGggtttaatcacctgctgtagagccttcgTGTCCTGGGTCATGCActatgccagtttgtgatgtttcctgtcaggatgctttctattgaTCCTCTGTAACAGTTGACCAGAATCTTGCTCCGTatttagccttcctaagtttccATAGGAAGtaaagccttttctgtgcttttttaaccatGATAGATTCTTAGTGATGGTAATTCTAAGGAAcctataactgttcacctgctccacctcagctccactgatgtagacaggggtgtgtgtctttgcctccttggttttgctgacgttgagcagtagatttGCTCACAACTCTGTAAGATTGTTGATTTGCTCCCaatatgaactctcatcgttGTTTATAATACGACcaatgatggtggtgtcatccACATACTTCACAACTGAGTTCCCTcgatgtctgggagtgcagacagggtgtacagtgtgaacaggagggggctgagcacacaggcCTGGGGGGCCCCAGTGTTGAACAATAACATAGAGGAGGTGTGAATGCCAATTTGtactctctggggtctgcttgtgaggaaatCTAATATCCAGTTACTAACTGTTCTAAACTAGAGGTCACTTATAAGCTCTCCCATAGTATTCAACCATCTCTCGCAGCCATCCTCAGAATCTGTACCTGTCTCAGTCATATCATGATGCGAGTACTGAGATTTGGTTTCATGATAATAGGTGGTGCTCTTTTTCCAGTTGTCCACTGACTGAAGTTTTTGTCTTCACgctttgttgtttgtatttattgctGACTCCTTGTTGCTTGAAAACACTGGCTGGGGCTTTTTATTATTCAAATTGTACCCTGTTACCACTGTTACAGGAGGGGTGACAAAAACCCCCACCATTATACAAACTGCTGTAATTGCTTGCTCAGAGGTTTTAAACCTGGGAGGAGGAGTTTAAAATATGAGAATTCTGAGGCAAAGGTACTGCATGAGGTAAACAGGAGTCACTGTGACTCACCTAAACACGGTCAGCAGATGGAACTGAAGGAACAGCTTTGACATACAGCTTATGGAAGATAGGTTTTTGTGTCAtaatgacattttgattttcGATATCAACcggtgagacagacaggaacatggagagagaggggatgacatgcagcaaagggcccgGGCTGGAATCCAACCTGGCTGCTAAAAGCTGCAACATTGGTTCTTCTTCTTGGGCCTTCTGAGCACACAGACAAGATACACTTATTTTAAGACTCAGCGTCACTTTCGTTTTCTTGCAAATATTATCTCTGcaggttttctctttttttgagaGCGCAAGAGGATGGGCTCAGAGTGCCAGACTTGCTGGAGGTCATGTGATGACACCTGAGCATAAATATCACTTGTGTATATAACTATAACGAAGGAAACGTGAAGGGGCCTGACCATAGGCAACTGCCCCAGGATGAGATGTTACCCTCACTTTGAATTAActgttcttattttgtttttaggCTCACGATGAAATCTGTCCAAAGTACCCAATGATATGTGAGGGTTGTGCAAAGAAAAAGATCCCCAGAGAAAAGGTACCCCAGATATTTTTATTCAAGTGATTTCTCATAATTCTGTTGAATTGATCTCATTTACCATTTAGCTAGGGATCGAATGCTACAACATATTCTATAGATCATTAGcttctttaattttttgttttgcagtatGTGGACCATATTAAGTTCTGCAGTAAGTTTAAAGCACCATGCCGATTTCATGTTGTTGGCTGCGATACGTCTGTAAGTAGACATTTTTGTCATAATTTGCAAAATGTGTAACAATGTAATAACCTCTTGACTATGTAATTACTTGGAAAGATTCAACACAAATTCCCATTTATTAGATAGAAAAAGTTTTTAAGTTGACTGAACTAAAATTTTCAGAGTGATGaataaaggtgcaatgtgtaaggACCAtgccaaacaaatagggggcagcgtatcaccagaaTGACCAccaactgctgctcactatactttttgctgtagctatcttcGGCTGTGGCTAGTAGCTGCTGTAAGCTAGTaactcagttagccatgcagctagtggcccCATTTGCTAATTGGTCTGGAGCAACGGGGGTGTGTTGGTGTTGACACCGTGTGCAATGGAACCAAGCTCAGTAGCTTCCCAGTGAACACGGTTGGATCAGGACTGAACGTAGCCTCTGAGTCTGACGGGTGCCTGTTTGACGACAGGAAATGCAGTGCTGAATATTTTTACAGCGACTCTGATCAGGACTACGTCTCGAGGGacaagaagacacagcaggGGGGGACAGGAAAGAATTGAAGCAGGAGCGAGAGGAAGGTTGGTCTTGACCAGCTTGGAAAAGCAgctgaaatattttcacatccaACTCTGtgaattaaggatttatttcaaccacaCCAGAGGTGCTAATTGTTGgaacagtacaaaaacaaaccaagactgtttggcaattaagctcgtcttagtaAAGAGAGAAAGTTGCGTTAAGATggtgtatggttgtattttctgttttaataagGAAAATGGGTGCAAGAATATTTCCTTACTTgacctttctttcctttcctcttgtgagtttattttgttgactaaAAAAGGTAAGAGGGCTTGTGAAATGTAGGAAACTTGCCACTTGTGTACTGTGAGCTGAAACTGCAGgagctatcagactatcaccaCTAGAGGTACAAAGTGttattaggagacaggacgggccggggctagctggttagcatgctaacttcagtagacatctctgcaaaacAGTACATGGTCGTCTTTGACAGAACATCAGCACTGTTGTTTGCACTCTGTTGATGATGTTAGGTCactttttgagtgttttaaactaaaattctgaccacatcttacaaattgcacctttaactgaaaGGATaacatgatttttatttgatatagtatgataaaatataattatgttATATTGATGGAACAATCTTTGTAACATTGAGAATATTTCCTTTATTTGCCAAGATATTACATTATTCAACAGTTATTACAGAATTTATTGTCATGTCTGTAAATTAAACCTGTGTTGTTCAGTATGAAGCCCTtggatgtgtgagtgtgtttgtgtgtatgcataaTGCCTATATAAAGTATTCACCTAACTTAGGCTTGTTGTGTGTTACTATTTtatagggctgcacaattaattgaaatcaCTATCGAAATTTGGTTAagatcaatatcaatatcaaaatcatagaagctgcagtttttttttttttttttttaaataaatgtgtgacaaacagcattataatgatcACTGCAGTGGTGCAGAGATGTCCGGgtctacaaatcttgttctctaGATGTTACAAAATACGTTTGTTTGGTACGGACTCCAACAAAtctcacatcatcatgattttaatagtttctttcagtaaaaatgaaaaccgTGACACAAAATATCACACATAATAACACATGAATCGGGTGTGCTTAGGCTTTTTAACACTGATCAACTTGTGGGTCTTgagtagaaatataaaacataagTTTGATTACAGTACTTGGCCTCTCATTTCAATAGTTAGTAGAAGCACCTTTGGTAGCAGTAGCAGCTTTGAGAGAATACTGATTTAGCACTCTATTATGCAATTTTGCTGATTGGTATTTGAACCTCAAATTGTCATTTGTGCTGCTTTGGAGTACACTGATGATGGCTTAATGttgaaacacatttgttttttgccCACAAAAAGACTTGTCATATGTAAGTGCCAGAGTTTTGGTTGTTCTGATTCTTGTCACTACCCGTTACATTGTTCAAGTTTAGGAGCTGTGTATGTTGTTATCTCTCACAACTTACAGACACCACATTTGTAGCTCTGCCACATTTGGCCTTACTTAACTTAAAGGGAGGAAAGTGCCTTGTACATTTTCTTGCATCCTCCCGTTGAATGGTGcccatttcattattattttgaaaCTGACTAATCAGCTGTTGGGCCAATAAAGATACAGTCGTGTTTAAAGCAGAGACAGACAACTTTTCAAGTTATCCCGTCCTAGTGTTTCCCTGCAGGATTACTGTTGGCGTCACATTACATGTTGCAATCAATATTTATGCAgattgtctattgccagtttaactTGAGGGCATCTGCACATCTTCATTAAAAGTGGCATGACTCCATTCAACTTAAAAATAAGACTTATGTCACAGTTAATAGTTTTAGTGCttaggttttatatttgtaccaaatttgtCTGATCAGTTTCACGTCTAAGATTTATTTCCTTTGTTCGGTGACAATGTGGTTAAACAAAACCTGAAACATTGTAGAGGTGAATACTTTGTAGAGTGTATATATTCATTATCAGCTCCATTATTTCTTTGCTGTATGCTTTTACTATTTTCTTCTTGTGTGGCACAGTTTTTCAtacatcattaaaatgtcatttgttAGTATGAAATGGAGGAGGACTGTTGTTTATGTTcttaatgtgtttctgtttgtattgTCTTTGACACCAaggtggagaaagagaagatCCATGACCATGAGCGGCAGTGTTCATATGAACACCTTAACCTTCTCCTACATTTCATCATGGGCATCAAGGTGAGCCTGGAGAGCTTGCAGCCCCAAAGCCTGGATGTGGCCAGCCACAAGCTGCAGGAGCTCCACCAATCCCTCAGGGATCTGGAGCTGAAGATGAGCCAGGTGGCCGGGGGTGGTGTAGCTCCCGTGCAGGGTGCATGCGCTCCGACCCTGGCCACCTCCTTCACCCCGTTACCCAGCGCTTTTGGTGCTGCCCTGGAGCTGCAGCTCCAGAGCGAAAAGACCAAGGTGGCTGAGCTGAGCCGGCGCTGCCAGGAGCTAGAACTCAAAGTGAGCACTTTCGAGAACATTGTATGCGTCCtcaacagagagatggagcgCTCTTGCACCACCATGGAGGCCTACAACCGCCAACACCGACTGGACCAGGACAAGATCGAGATCCTCAACAACAAGGTAACAAAATGAGACATGACCTGTGCAGTCCAGCTGTGATTTCCATGAGATTAGGTTGCAATCTAAATGATCTTGAAGGGAAATGAGACTATCAAGGCACCAGAAATTAGAAGAAAATTTCAAAGGATCGTACCATCATCTTGTGTATTGtaatgcaaatgttttgtaAGTGATCATATGAACACAATAATACCTACCTATATTGAGCTCAAGGGAATAATTGCTGAAAGCTAGCTGAGGTGGTTGCTCGTCATATGTGTTACATTTCACAACAGCAGTCTATTTATCAGGGAGCATAAGACTCAAAGATAGCTTGTAAGCAAACTGTCTTGTTCATGTGTTGCTGTGCTGCAGGTTCGTCAGCTAGAAAGGACAGTGAGTCTGAGAGACCTGTCTATCGTGGAGATGGATGGGAAAATGAGAGAGATGTCTGCAGCCACATATGATGGCATTTTTGTCTGGAAGATCTCAGATTTCACCAAGAAGAGGCAGGACGCCGTAGCTGGCAGAGCCCCTGCTATGTTCTCTCCCGGTAACAACTTCTTAACACCTGAGTTATAATCTCCAAAAAATTAAAGCATCTGTCTgattaatgattttaatttaatttctagCAATGAAGAAAAGATATCATTACCCGTTATTGGTCTATAATGTTTTCCAGCTTTTTATACCAGTAAATACGGCTACAAGATGTGTCTGCGGATCTACCTGAATGGTGACGGGACGGGACGCGGCACCCACTTGTCCCTGTTTTTTGTGGTGATGAGAGGACACAGCGACGCACTCCTCAAGTGGCCTTTTAATCAGAAGGTAACAttcatcatatatatatatgcgcagtatgtatacacacacacacactgaacaaaaatgcaacatgtttgtttttgctcccataTTTCAAGTTGAAATAaaagatttaagactttttttttatgcacacaaAATTTGTTTGTCTAAGAATTTGAGCACAAATTTGTTGAAGTCCGTGTTAGTGAacaagataatccatccacctgacatgcgtggcatatcaagatgctgattaaagaGCATGATTACTGCAGGTGTGCTTTAGGCttgtcacaataaaaggccactcaGATGTCAGATGTCTCAAGTTTTTAGCCATGCTGACTGCAGTAGATTCAACCACCCTCACAACTGCAGACTATGTGTAACCTCGTAACCCCAGAGCCTCCACATCCTGCTTCTTCACTGCATGATCATCTGACACCGGCCACCTGGACGCAACAGTCGATTTGCACAACCAaatatttctgcacaaactgtcagaaagaGTCTCAGGGAAGTTCATTTGCATGCCCACCAGGGTCCCTACCTGACTATAGGTTGTCATTGTAAACAACTTGAATGAACGGATGCTTACCTTAGAAATGTGTCTAGAACTTTGTTCTTTACATGGATAAATCCAGGTTTACAATGTCAAGTGGTTTACTAATGTCAACGTTGTGAacagaggtggtggtggaggggttaTGGTATGGCCATTGAACATTGAAATGTTGGATCTTGTACGTCAACTCTTGAAAAATTGGAGCAAAACAAgagtgtttatatttttcttctgtgtgtgttattatgtatgtgtgtatataaatatatatgaatgtatatatatatatgtgtatatataaatatatgtgtatgtatgtgtgtgtatatatatatatctatatatatatatatatatatatatatatatatatatatatatatatatatttatttatatacagtcgtggtcaaacgtttacatccacttgtaaagaacatgtatgtcatggcagtcttcagttccaatgatttctacagctcatgtttctgtgatgaatgagtggaacacaaactactttgttgCAAAAAACATTCCTGCGGTTTGGTTCAATAATCAATTTATTATATCTGaaaattttggtgattatagaaagttatGTGAATCAaacaaatgttctttgtagcatggcctcttaacttcttctgagtgattctgattgataacagctggtgacttttctgggcccattttaatagggcccgtttgatacacccattagactcagccacaaacactacaatgggaaagtctaaagagctcagcattgatctgaaaa encodes the following:
- the traf2a gene encoding TNF receptor-associated factor 2: MAAQEPSPPSSLEGNKPGFPKKILANSLEDKHLCNSCQKILRRPLQAQCGHRFCSFCFNKIVSSGPQKCSACIKEDLFEEPTSILKQGGAFPDNAARREVEALAAVCPNEGCTWTGTIKEFEASHEGNCDFMIILCPSCKELMRANEQERHNERECPERTLNCKYCKEPFLLKNIKAHDEICPKYPMICEGCAKKKIPREKYVDHIKFCSKFKAPCRFHVVGCDTSVEKEKIHDHERQCSYEHLNLLLHFIMGIKLQLQSEKTKVAELSRRCQELELKVSTFENIVCVLNREMERSCTTMEAYNRQHRLDQDKIEILNNKVRQLERTVSLRDLSIVEMDGKMREMSAATYDGIFVWKISDFTKKRQDAVAGRAPAMFSPAFYTSKYGYKMCLRIYLNGDGTGRGTHLSLFFVVMRGHSDALLKWPFNQKVTLMLLDQNNREHIIDAFRPDISSSSFQRPVSDMNIASGCPLFCPLSKLDSKNSYIRDDTIFIKAIVDLTGL